A window of Actinopolymorpha sp. NPDC004070 contains these coding sequences:
- a CDS encoding NAD(P)-dependent alcohol dehydrogenase — protein MGEAVPPTMRAAVLRSVKDLVVEERPVPEPGPREVLIQVRSVGTCGSDVHYYEHGRIGDFVVRAPLILGHEASGVVVGRGSQATRHEVGQRVSMEPGVPCFTCAQCRAGRYNLCPDMRFFATPPIDGAFCEYVVLHEEFAHPVPDSLSDDAAALLEPLSVGVWSSQKARVGPGTHVLVTGAGPIGLVALQAARAFGATEVVVTDVLPQRLETARALGATTVNVAETSLADAGVEADVLIECSGFPPAIGEAIRRVRRAGRVVLVGMGGDEIPLPLAHVQNREIEVTGTFRYANTWPTAIALATGKEVDLDRLATHHFGLAGTEQALTALARDENTIKAMVHPYEHEEESR, from the coding sequence ATGGGCGAAGCGGTTCCCCCGACCATGCGGGCCGCGGTCCTGCGTTCGGTGAAGGACCTCGTGGTGGAGGAACGGCCGGTCCCCGAGCCGGGGCCGCGGGAGGTGCTGATCCAGGTGCGCTCGGTCGGCACCTGCGGATCCGACGTCCACTACTACGAGCACGGCCGGATTGGCGACTTCGTCGTCCGGGCGCCGCTGATCCTCGGACACGAGGCGAGCGGGGTCGTGGTGGGGCGCGGCTCGCAGGCCACCCGGCACGAGGTCGGGCAGCGGGTGTCGATGGAGCCGGGCGTGCCCTGCTTCACCTGCGCGCAGTGCCGGGCGGGCCGCTACAACCTCTGCCCGGACATGCGGTTCTTCGCCACCCCGCCGATCGACGGGGCGTTCTGCGAGTACGTCGTCCTGCACGAGGAGTTCGCGCACCCGGTGCCGGACTCGCTGTCCGACGACGCGGCGGCGCTGCTGGAGCCGCTGTCGGTCGGGGTGTGGAGCTCGCAGAAGGCGCGGGTCGGCCCGGGCACGCACGTGCTCGTCACCGGTGCCGGCCCGATCGGCCTGGTCGCGCTGCAGGCCGCCCGGGCGTTCGGGGCCACCGAGGTGGTGGTCACCGACGTACTCCCCCAGCGCCTGGAGACCGCGCGGGCGCTCGGGGCGACCACGGTGAACGTGGCCGAGACCTCCCTCGCCGACGCCGGTGTCGAGGCCGACGTGCTGATCGAGTGCTCCGGCTTCCCGCCCGCGATCGGCGAGGCGATCCGGCGGGTGCGCCGGGCCGGGCGGGTGGTGCTGGTCGGCATGGGCGGGGACGAGATCCCGCTGCCGCTGGCGCACGTGCAGAACCGCGAGATCGAGGTGACCGGCACGTTCCGGTACGCCAACACCTGGCCGACGGCGATCGCCCTGGCCACCGGTAAGGAAGTCGACCTGGACCGGCTGGCGACCCACCACTTCGGGCTGGCCGGCACCGAGCAGGCGCTCACCGCCCTGGCCCGCGACGAGAACACCATCAAGGCCATGGTCCACCCGTACGAGCACGAGGAGGAGTCCCGGTGA
- a CDS encoding carbohydrate ABC transporter permease, whose protein sequence is MSATAPTSPLERGTRSSRTLAWVLLAVGLVWTLVPLVWMLSSSLKSKPDVTSGTPKFLFAPTLDNYRNLFSGANDLTPYLTHSILAGGASAVLAVALGALAGYGLSRTRMRGRKHLSFWIISTRMAPIAAVVLPLFLIFRQLDLIDSVFGLVLAYLTFDLPFAIWLMSAFFADVPPSLEESALVAGCSRWQAFYRVVLPLTKAGLVTTFVLCLVFAWNDYAFALAFSGPNSQTLPIAASQLVTQTGIDWGQLCAIGTFVVVPMMLAGLAVRRWLVTGLTLGAVTGE, encoded by the coding sequence ATGAGCGCCACCGCCCCCACCAGCCCGCTGGAGCGGGGCACGAGGAGTTCGCGCACGCTCGCCTGGGTGCTGCTCGCGGTCGGCCTGGTGTGGACCCTCGTCCCGCTGGTGTGGATGCTGTCGTCGTCGCTGAAGTCCAAGCCGGACGTCACCTCGGGCACGCCGAAGTTCCTCTTCGCCCCCACCCTGGACAACTACCGCAACCTGTTCTCCGGCGCCAACGACCTCACGCCGTACCTCACCCACAGCATCCTCGCCGGCGGAGCGTCGGCCGTGCTCGCGGTGGCGCTCGGCGCCCTCGCCGGGTACGGCCTGTCCCGCACCCGGATGCGCGGCCGCAAACATCTGTCGTTCTGGATCATCTCCACCCGGATGGCGCCGATCGCGGCCGTGGTGCTCCCGTTGTTCCTGATCTTCCGGCAGCTGGACCTGATCGACTCGGTGTTCGGGCTGGTGCTGGCCTACCTCACCTTCGACCTGCCGTTCGCGATCTGGCTGATGAGCGCGTTCTTCGCCGACGTGCCGCCCTCGCTGGAGGAGTCGGCGCTGGTCGCGGGCTGCTCGCGCTGGCAGGCGTTCTACCGGGTGGTGCTGCCGCTGACCAAGGCCGGACTGGTGACGACGTTCGTGCTGTGCCTGGTCTTCGCGTGGAACGACTACGCGTTCGCGCTGGCGTTCAGCGGTCCCAACTCCCAGACCCTGCCGATCGCGGCGAGCCAGTTGGTGACACAGACCGGCATCGACTGGGGTCAACTGTGCGCGATCGGTACGTTCGTGGTGGTGCCGATGATGCTCGCGGGCCTCGCCGTCCGCCGGTGGCTGGTCACCGGGCTGACGCTCGGCGCGGTCACCGGAGAATGA
- a CDS encoding sugar ABC transporter permease produces MSDTLTGVSETSAQRTGRRRPRLEFEGRLMAPGVILLAALSIVPFLAIIWMNFSQVRLLGGVATSWVGLDNWARFFTDLDMAANWLRTGAFFVLTVGLEMVGGVVLALCLWRVVRGRNLVLSLLLLPMFVAPVVVGLLGRFLTDSTFGLYAWLLRGVGYTGDILGGKYSAFAAVVAMDVWEWTPLIALITLAGLSSVPLSVREAASIDGASGWQSLRHIVLPSISNVLLVALLIRSMDAIRYFDIIWVTTNGGPADATKTVPVRLYETAFRFFDLGYAATIGLVMLAVSIAIARIFVRLLDQKGLTR; encoded by the coding sequence GATGGCCCCCGGCGTGATCCTGCTGGCCGCCCTGTCGATCGTGCCGTTCCTCGCGATCATCTGGATGAACTTCTCCCAGGTACGCCTGCTCGGCGGCGTCGCCACCAGCTGGGTGGGCCTGGACAACTGGGCGCGGTTCTTCACCGACCTCGACATGGCCGCCAACTGGCTGCGTACCGGCGCGTTCTTCGTCCTCACCGTCGGCCTTGAGATGGTCGGCGGGGTGGTGCTCGCGCTGTGCCTGTGGCGGGTCGTGCGCGGCCGTAACCTCGTCCTCAGCCTGCTCCTGCTGCCGATGTTCGTGGCACCGGTCGTGGTCGGCCTGCTCGGCAGGTTCCTCACCGACTCCACGTTCGGCCTGTACGCCTGGCTGCTGCGTGGCGTCGGCTACACCGGCGACATCCTGGGCGGGAAGTACTCCGCGTTCGCCGCCGTGGTGGCGATGGACGTGTGGGAGTGGACACCGCTGATCGCGCTGATCACCCTGGCCGGGCTGTCCTCGGTGCCGCTGTCGGTGCGCGAGGCGGCCTCGATCGACGGGGCGAGCGGATGGCAGTCGCTGCGCCACATCGTCCTGCCGTCCATCTCCAACGTGTTGCTGGTGGCGCTGCTGATCCGGTCGATGGACGCCATCCGCTACTTCGACATCATCTGGGTCACCACCAACGGCGGCCCGGCCGACGCCACCAAGACGGTGCCGGTGCGGCTGTACGAAACGGCGTTCCGGTTTTTCGACCTCGGGTACGCCGCGACGATCGGCCTGGTGATGCTCGCGGTCTCGATCGCGATCGCCCGGATCTTCGTCCGGCTCCTCGACCAGAAGGGACTCACCCGATGA